In the genome of Raphanus sativus cultivar WK10039 chromosome 4, ASM80110v3, whole genome shotgun sequence, one region contains:
- the LOC108833735 gene encoding protein FD isoform X2, translated as MLFSANHQRNNRVSATSKNKTLNKVSSISSSSSPSRTQDTQSQKRSLVTMEDVWKDINLGSIHSQHPQGNHEPRFGSHSHQNQNPNSIFQDFLNRPLNQEPTIPTMGCSSSNGATTTVTALLSSSPPLAPPETVLSLNSGPGFEFLDSQDPLVTPNYNLHSHNHLNTSFEALVTPTCFGKKRGQESNEEGSGNRRNKRMIKNRESAARSRARKQAYTNELELKVAQLQAENARLMRQQDQLRIAAENQQQPKKNTLQRASTAPF; from the exons ATGTTGTTTTCAGCAAATCATCAGAGAAACAATAGAGTCTCTGCTACAAGCAAGAACAAGACTCTCAACAAAGTTTCTTCCATTTCATCCTCATCATCTCCTTCACGCACACAAGACACTCAGTCCCAAAAGAGATCTCTAGTCACCATGGAAGATGTTTGGAAAGACATCAACCTTGGTTCCATCCACAGCCAACATCCACAAGGCAACCATGAGCCAAGGTTTGGGAGCCACAGCCACCAGAACCAAAACCCTAACTCCATCTTCCAAGATTTTCTCAACAGGCCTTTGAACCAGGAGCCAACAATACCCACCATGGGTTGTTCTTCCTCTAATGGAGCTACCACCACTGTAACTGCTCTCTTGAGCAGCTCTCCTCCTTTGGCACCTCCTGAAACTGTTCTGAGCTTGAATTCTGGACCCGGCTTTGAGTTTCTTGATAGCCAAGATCCTCTTGTTACCCCTAACTATAATCTGCATAGCCACAATCACCTCAACACCTCGTTTGAAGCTCTGGTTACACCGACTTGTTTTGGTAAGAAAAGAGGCCAAGAGTCTAATGAAGAAGGTTCAGGGAACAGGAGAAATAAGCGTATGATCAAGAACAGAGAATCTGCAGCTCGTTCCAGAGCTAGGAAACAGG CTTATACAAACGAGTTAGAGCTTAAAGTTGCTCAGTTGCAGGCAGAAAATGCTAGACTCATGAGACAACAAGATCAG TTAAGAATAGCGGCAGAAAATCAGCAACAACCCAAAAAGAACACACTTCAAAGGGCTTCCACGGCACCATTTTGA
- the LOC108833735 gene encoding protein FD isoform X1 has translation MLFSANHQRNNRVSATSKNKTLNKVSSISSSSSPSRTQDTQSQKRSLVTMEDVWKDINLGSIHSQHPQGNHEPRFGSHSHQNQNPNSIFQDFLNRPLNQEPTIPTMGCSSSNGATTTVTALLSSSPPLAPPETVLSLNSGPGFEFLDSQDPLVTPNYNLHSHNHLNTSFEALVTPTCFGKKRGQESNEEGSGNRRNKRMIKNRESAARSRARKQECVSLSSPNLYLKKKCGFVNKMLLVLKRILSVCLIINLQAYTNELELKVAQLQAENARLMRQQDQLRIAAENQQQPKKNTLQRASTAPF, from the exons ATGTTGTTTTCAGCAAATCATCAGAGAAACAATAGAGTCTCTGCTACAAGCAAGAACAAGACTCTCAACAAAGTTTCTTCCATTTCATCCTCATCATCTCCTTCACGCACACAAGACACTCAGTCCCAAAAGAGATCTCTAGTCACCATGGAAGATGTTTGGAAAGACATCAACCTTGGTTCCATCCACAGCCAACATCCACAAGGCAACCATGAGCCAAGGTTTGGGAGCCACAGCCACCAGAACCAAAACCCTAACTCCATCTTCCAAGATTTTCTCAACAGGCCTTTGAACCAGGAGCCAACAATACCCACCATGGGTTGTTCTTCCTCTAATGGAGCTACCACCACTGTAACTGCTCTCTTGAGCAGCTCTCCTCCTTTGGCACCTCCTGAAACTGTTCTGAGCTTGAATTCTGGACCCGGCTTTGAGTTTCTTGATAGCCAAGATCCTCTTGTTACCCCTAACTATAATCTGCATAGCCACAATCACCTCAACACCTCGTTTGAAGCTCTGGTTACACCGACTTGTTTTGGTAAGAAAAGAGGCCAAGAGTCTAATGAAGAAGGTTCAGGGAACAGGAGAAATAAGCGTATGATCAAGAACAGAGAATCTGCAGCTCGTTCCAGAGCTAGGAAACAGGAAtgtgtctctctctcctctcctaaCCTCTACTTGAAAAAGAAATGTGGTTTTGTCAACAAAATGCTTCTGGTTTTAAAAAGGATCCTTTCTGTTTGTTTGATTATAAATTTGCAGGCTTATACAAACGAGTTAGAGCTTAAAGTTGCTCAGTTGCAGGCAGAAAATGCTAGACTCATGAGACAACAAGATCAG TTAAGAATAGCGGCAGAAAATCAGCAACAACCCAAAAAGAACACACTTCAAAGGGCTTCCACGGCACCATTTTGA
- the LOC108852358 gene encoding uncharacterized protein LOC108852358, whose product MVRLSRVMLKEAGLAIDKTLSEILVCPLSKQPLRVCENTKSLVSDTIGVSFPIKDGIPCLVPKDGKILEEDGDASKAS is encoded by the exons ATGGTGAGATTGAGCAGAGTGATGCTTAAAGAGGCAGGACTTGCAATCGACAAGACTCTGTCGGAGATTCTCGTCTGCCCTCTCTCCAAGCAACCCTTGCG GGTTTGCGAGAATACGAAGTCACTGGTCAGCGACACGATCGGTGTCTCATTTCCT ATCAAAGATGGGATTCCATGCTTGGTTCCAAAGGATGGTAAAATACTTGAGGAGGACGGTGATGCATCCAAAGCCTCGTGA
- the LOC108838132 gene encoding LOW QUALITY PROTEIN: protein MID1-COMPLEMENTING ACTIVITY 1 (The sequence of the model RefSeq protein was modified relative to this genomic sequence to represent the inferred CDS: inserted 2 bases in 1 codon) encodes MSHSWDGLGEIASVAQLTGLDAVKLIGLIVKASNTAWMHKKNCRQFAHHLKLIGNLLEQLKISEMKKYPETREPLEGLEDALRRSYVLVNSCRDRSYLYLLAMGWNIVYQFRKAQDEIDRFLKIIPLITLVDNARVRERLEYIDRDQFEYTFDEEDKHVQDVIMKQESTREAASVLKKTLSCSYPNLRFCDALKTENEKLQLELQRSQEHYDVAQCEVIQRLIGVTQTVGEVDGVSDKELYKKXKTDPSTTGNTVEYSYEEDHPKKSSSRAASRSISSVTSQHREEWHTDLLACCSEPSLCLKTLFFPCGTLAKIATAATNRHMSSAEACNELMAYSLILSCCCYTCCVRRKLRKTLNITGGYIDDFLSHLMCCCCALVQELREVEIRGGLW; translated from the exons atgtctCATTCGTGGGACGGACTCGGAGAGATCGCTTCAGTAGCACAGCTCACAGGCCTCGACGCCGTCAAGCTCATCGGCCTCATCGTCAAAGCCTCCAACACCGCCTGGATGCACAAGAAGAACTGCCGCCAGTTCGCTCACCACCTCAAACTCATCGGCAACTTGCTCGAGCAGCTGAAGATCTCGGAGATGAAGAAGTACCCCGAGACTCGGGAGCCTCTCGAAGGCCTAGAGGATGCTCTGAGGAGGTCTTACGTTCTGGTCAACAGCTGTCGCGACAGGAGCTATCTCTACTTGTTGGCTATGGGGTGGAACATTGTTTACCAGTTCAGGAAGGCTCAGGATGAGATCGATCGGTTTCTTAAGATCATTCCTCTCATCACTTTGGTTGATAACGCTCGCGTTAGG GAGAGGTTGGAGTATATTGACCGTGATCAGTTCGAGTATACTTTCGACGAAGAGGATAAACATGTGCAAGACGTTATTATGAAACAAGAATCCACCAGAGAAGCAGCTTCCGTGCTCAAGAAGACTCTCTCTTGCTCCTACCCTAACTTGCGGTTCTGCGATGCCCTCAAAACCGAAAACGAGAAGCTGCAGCTCGAACTTCAGCGTTCCCAGGAGCATTACGATGTGGCTCAGTGCGAAGTCATTCAGCGTTTGATCGGTGTTACTCAAACTGTTGGTGAGGTCGATGGCGTCTCTGACAAGGAACTGTACAAGAA AAAAACTGACCCTAGCACAACTGGCAACACGGTTGAATATTCGTATGAGGAAGATCATCCCAAGAAAAGCAGTAGCCGTGCAGCTTCAAG ATCTATTTCTTCTGTTACGTCACAGCACCGTGAAGAATGGCATACCGACTTGCTAGCTTGTTGCTCGGAACCTTCTCTTT GCTTGAAGACATTATTTTTCCCGTGTGGTACTTTGGCAAAGATTGCCACTGCAGCAACAAACAGGCACATGT CTTCAGCTGAAGCATGTAATGAGCTAATGGCATATTCTTTGATACTTTCGTGTTGCTGCTACACTTGCTGTGTAAGGAGGAAACTCCGGAAAACACTCAACATAACG GGAGGGTACATTGACGATTTTCTATCTCATTTGATGTGTTGTTGCTGTGCTCTTGTTCAAGAACTGCGAGAAGTTGAGATTCGTGGGGGCTTATG GTAA